The following are from one region of the Verrucomicrobiota bacterium genome:
- the amrS gene encoding AmmeMemoRadiSam system radical SAM enzyme, whose translation MIRSRELIAPGVVRGEWWHPTASGRVQCDLCPRACKLGKGQRGFCFVRQERDGGIVLTSYGRASGFCIDPIEKKPLNHFYPGTSVLSFGTAGCNLGCRFCQNWDISKARETDKLVDWASPDAVAEAAARSGCRSIAFTYNDPVIFAEYAIDCAKAAHARGIKTVAVTAGYITPEARKDFYAHMDAANVDLKAFTAQFYRKLCFAEFEPVLDTLRWLKHESNVWFEVTTLLIPGQNDSEAEIAQLCDWFRKDLGPDVPLHFTAFHPDFKMLETTHTPAATLGRARLQALKAGLRYVYTGNVHDAKGQSTYCSHCQRLLIERDWHELDEWNLDGDGCCTFCGAPLAGHFDPTPGHWGRRRQRIFIRPGI comes from the coding sequence ATGATCAGGAGCCGAGAATTGATCGCGCCCGGTGTGGTGCGCGGCGAATGGTGGCACCCGACCGCGAGTGGTCGCGTCCAGTGCGATCTCTGCCCGCGCGCGTGCAAGCTCGGCAAGGGCCAGCGCGGGTTTTGTTTTGTCCGCCAGGAACGCGACGGCGGGATCGTCTTGACCAGCTATGGCCGCGCCTCGGGCTTTTGCATCGATCCCATCGAAAAGAAGCCGCTGAACCATTTCTATCCAGGCACCAGCGTCTTGTCGTTTGGAACCGCGGGCTGCAACCTGGGTTGCCGCTTCTGCCAGAACTGGGACATCTCCAAAGCCCGCGAGACCGACAAGCTCGTGGATTGGGCTTCCCCCGACGCCGTGGCGGAAGCCGCCGCTCGCTCCGGATGCCGCAGCATCGCCTTCACCTACAACGACCCCGTGATCTTCGCCGAGTATGCCATCGACTGCGCCAAAGCCGCTCATGCTCGCGGGATCAAAACCGTGGCCGTGACCGCCGGCTATATTACGCCGGAAGCGCGCAAAGACTTCTACGCACACATGGACGCCGCCAACGTCGATTTGAAGGCGTTCACGGCGCAGTTCTATCGCAAGCTTTGTTTTGCGGAATTCGAGCCGGTGCTGGACACGCTGCGCTGGCTGAAGCACGAATCGAACGTTTGGTTCGAAGTCACGACCTTGCTCATCCCGGGCCAGAACGATTCCGAAGCGGAGATCGCGCAATTGTGCGATTGGTTCAGGAAGGACCTTGGCCCGGACGTTCCGCTGCACTTTACGGCCTTCCATCCCGATTTCAAAATGCTCGAGACCACCCACACGCCGGCCGCAACCCTCGGTCGCGCCCGGCTGCAAGCCTTGAAGGCCGGCTTGCGCTATGTGTACACGGGCAACGTTCACGACGCCAAAGGGCAATCGACTTACTGCTCCCATTGCCAGCGCCTTCTGATCGAGCGCGACTGGCATGAACTGGACGAGTGGAATCTGGACGGCGACGGCTGCTGCACGTTCTGCGGCGCGCCGCTGGCAGGCCATTTCGATCCGACGCCGGGGCACTGGGGACGCCGACGTCAGAGAATCTTCATCCGGCCGGGGATTTGA
- a CDS encoding DUF1559 domain-containing protein yields MKKLVPRPAPRAFTLIELLVVIAIIALLASLLLPALTQAKASARQTRCMSNLRQMGFAFQLYVDDFDFYPLIGSTVSATKPQGSKWYDDIRPYTTQTWTNDLFRCPSYKGGVEDGRVDRAVIYGSIGSYGYNCGSADTNDILQFGLAGKFVGPGELMQVPTPQNAVKVPSDMIIAADSFSTLSQKRRVLLVGLELLSRRLYSTLDSGQGPSPNARDASSRHRKKMNILIGDAHVEAVDYRKALLDLNPDVVKRWHTDNEPHIEFFQ; encoded by the coding sequence ATGAAAAAGCTTGTTCCGCGTCCCGCCCCGCGCGCGTTCACCCTGATCGAGCTGCTGGTCGTGATCGCCATCATCGCCCTTCTGGCCAGCCTGCTGTTGCCGGCGCTCACGCAGGCCAAAGCGAGCGCGCGCCAGACGCGCTGCATGAGCAACCTCCGGCAGATGGGGTTCGCCTTCCAACTTTATGTGGATGATTTCGATTTCTATCCTCTGATCGGCTCGACCGTCAGCGCCACGAAACCGCAAGGATCGAAGTGGTATGACGACATTCGCCCCTACACCACCCAGACCTGGACAAATGACCTCTTTCGCTGCCCCAGCTACAAAGGCGGCGTGGAGGATGGCCGCGTCGATCGGGCGGTGATCTATGGATCCATCGGGAGTTATGGTTACAACTGTGGATCAGCGGACACGAATGACATTCTTCAGTTCGGTTTGGCGGGAAAATTCGTGGGACCCGGCGAATTGATGCAAGTCCCTACCCCGCAGAACGCCGTCAAGGTCCCCAGCGACATGATCATCGCCGCCGATTCCTTTTCGACCTTGTCCCAAAAAAGGCGTGTTCTTCTCGTGGGCCTCGAATTGTTGTCTCGGAGGCTCTATTCCACGCTGGATTCCGGCCAGGGGCCGAGCCCGAATGCGCGCGACGCCAGTTCGCGGCACCGTAAGAAAATGAATATTCTGATTGGCGACGCGCACGTGGAAGCAGTCGATTACCGGAAGGCGCTGCTGGACCTGAATCCGGATGTGGTCAAGCGCTGGCACACGGACAACGAGCCGCACATCGAGTTCTTCCAGTAG
- a CDS encoding leucyl/phenylalanyl-tRNA--protein transferase — MGRRLWFPDPNEAIHTQRVNGLVAVGGELSVERLLLAYRSGIFPWSVDPITWWSPDPRGIFELDRFHVSRSLARTLRRSVFEVTVNRAFRETMESCAASSPGRPSTWISSEFIRAYGELHRQGHAHSVECWRGGELAGGIYGVAVGGLFAGESMFHRWPDASKVALHHLIQRLRDRGFVLFDIQMVTPHTERLGAIEVPRREYLHRLKSALDKNCVFCP; from the coding sequence CTGGGTCGGCGCCTCTGGTTCCCGGACCCGAATGAGGCCATCCATACCCAGCGCGTCAATGGCCTGGTCGCAGTCGGAGGCGAGCTCTCGGTCGAACGGCTTTTGCTGGCGTATCGGAGCGGCATTTTTCCGTGGAGCGTGGACCCTATCACCTGGTGGTCGCCGGATCCGCGAGGCATTTTCGAGCTGGATCGCTTCCACGTCTCTCGAAGCCTGGCGCGGACGTTGCGAAGGTCGGTGTTTGAAGTCACCGTGAACCGCGCGTTCCGTGAAACCATGGAAAGCTGCGCAGCTTCATCGCCAGGCCGGCCTTCGACATGGATCAGCTCGGAATTCATCCGAGCTTATGGCGAACTGCATCGCCAAGGCCACGCGCACAGTGTGGAATGTTGGCGTGGGGGTGAACTGGCCGGCGGGATTTATGGCGTGGCCGTGGGAGGGTTGTTCGCAGGCGAGTCGATGTTCCACCGCTGGCCCGACGCATCGAAGGTCGCCCTTCATCACCTGATCCAGCGGCTGCGCGATCGTGGCTTCGTGTTGTTCGATATTCAGATGGTGACCCCTCATACAGAGCGGCTGGGAGCGATCGAGGTCCCGAGGCGGGAGTATTTGCATCGACTGAAATCAGCCTTGGACAAGAACTGCGTTTTCTGTCCCTGA